A stretch of Pseudolysobacter antarcticus DNA encodes these proteins:
- a CDS encoding phosphopantetheine-binding protein gives MPLQTPAEHELAELLVTSLNLDEVKAADIDPDAALFGADLGLDSIDALELSLAVSQRYGVQLRSDNSDNKKIFSSLRALSAHIQQQRAA, from the coding sequence ATGCCACTACAAACTCCCGCCGAACACGAACTGGCCGAATTGCTGGTCACCAGTCTGAATCTCGATGAGGTGAAAGCCGCCGATATCGATCCCGATGCAGCGCTATTCGGTGCCGATCTCGGTCTCGATTCGATCGATGCGCTGGAATTGTCCCTCGCCGTTTCGCAACGTTACGGCGTGCAATTGCGTTCGGACAATAGCGACAACAAGAAGATTTTTTCGTCTCTGCGGGCGTTGTCCGCGCACATCCAGCAGCAACGCGCGGCCTGA